From Actinosynnema mirum DSM 43827, a single genomic window includes:
- a CDS encoding SDR family oxidoreductase gives MTRTWFITGTSSGFGRELTALLLARGERVAATARRPETLDDLAAEHGDRLWRAALDVTDTARQREVVDRAFAELGRIDVVVSNAGYGLFGAAEELSDEQIDRQVATNLTASVQLARAVVPHLRRQGGGRIFQIASVGGQIAFPAMSLYHATKWGVEGFWESTAPELAPFGIGVTIVEPGMARTNFGGGGAVFGAPLPEYADGPSGQLRRVVAGELPPLPTPGDPAKVAAAIVDSADRADAPLRLTLGSDAHALATAALRDRLAALEAGRELAFSTDADDVR, from the coding sequence ATGACCCGCACCTGGTTCATCACCGGCACGTCCTCCGGCTTCGGCCGCGAGCTGACCGCGCTGCTCCTGGCGCGCGGCGAGCGGGTCGCCGCCACCGCGCGCCGACCGGAGACCCTGGACGACCTGGCCGCCGAGCACGGCGACCGGCTCTGGCGCGCCGCGCTCGACGTCACCGACACCGCCCGCCAGCGCGAGGTCGTGGACCGCGCGTTCGCCGAGCTGGGCCGGATCGACGTCGTCGTGTCCAACGCGGGCTACGGCCTGTTCGGGGCGGCCGAGGAGCTGTCCGACGAGCAGATCGACCGGCAGGTCGCCACGAACCTCACCGCGTCCGTCCAGCTCGCCCGCGCGGTCGTGCCGCACCTGCGCCGCCAGGGCGGCGGCCGGATCTTCCAGATCGCCAGCGTCGGCGGCCAGATCGCCTTCCCCGCCATGAGCCTCTACCACGCCACCAAGTGGGGCGTCGAGGGCTTCTGGGAGTCCACCGCGCCGGAACTGGCGCCGTTCGGCATCGGCGTGACGATCGTCGAGCCCGGCATGGCCCGCACCAACTTCGGCGGTGGCGGCGCGGTCTTCGGCGCGCCGCTGCCCGAGTACGCCGACGGCCCCTCCGGGCAGCTGCGCCGCGTCGTCGCCGGCGAGCTTCCGCCCCTGCCCACGCCCGGCGACCCGGCCAAGGTCGCCGCCGCGATCGTCGACTCCGCCGACCGCGCCGACGCACCGCTGCGCCTGACGCTGGGCTCGGACGCCCACGCCCTCGCCACCGCCGCCCTGCGCGACCGCCTCGCGGCGCTGGAGGCGGGCCGCGAGCTGGCCTTCTCCACCGACGCCGACGACGTCCGCTGA
- a CDS encoding FecCD family ABC transporter permease, producing the protein MTRVLRAGPLSTRVSPRALTVTTALAALVLAATVTTLVTGDYPLTPVEVLTTLLGQGDPFSDFVVFTLRLPRLLTGFLVGAALAASGAILQSLSRNPLASPDVIGFTQGAATGAITATVVFQASMTAVATSAAATGLITSAAVYLLALRGGVQGFRLVLVGIGVSAMMLAANSFLLTRTSLESALAAQAWLVGGLNNRGWGHVQVLAATLVVLLPCALALARRLALLEMGDLTATGLGVPAEPTRLALLVLSVGLAAVATAAAGPITFVALAAPQLARRLTGSPTPVLVASALTGGLLLLLGDLAVQKLFPTSQLPVGIATGAIGGLYLVWLLAAEWRKGSGR; encoded by the coding sequence GTGACCAGGGTCCTGCGCGCGGGCCCGCTCTCCACCAGGGTCAGCCCCCGCGCCCTCACCGTCACCACCGCCCTCGCCGCGCTGGTGCTGGCCGCGACCGTCACCACCCTGGTCACCGGCGACTACCCGCTCACCCCCGTCGAGGTCCTCACCACCCTCCTCGGCCAGGGCGACCCGTTCTCCGACTTCGTCGTGTTCACCCTGCGCCTGCCCAGGCTCCTCACCGGCTTCCTGGTCGGCGCGGCGCTGGCGGCGTCCGGCGCGATCCTGCAGAGCCTGTCCCGCAACCCGCTGGCCAGCCCGGACGTCATCGGCTTCACCCAGGGCGCGGCCACCGGCGCGATCACCGCCACGGTCGTGTTCCAGGCGAGCATGACCGCCGTCGCCACCTCCGCCGCCGCCACCGGCCTGATCACCTCCGCCGCCGTCTACCTGCTGGCGCTGCGCGGCGGCGTCCAGGGCTTCCGGCTGGTCCTGGTGGGCATCGGCGTCAGCGCGATGATGCTGGCCGCGAACTCGTTCCTGCTCACCCGCACCTCGCTGGAGAGCGCGCTCGCCGCGCAGGCGTGGCTCGTGGGCGGCCTGAACAACCGGGGCTGGGGCCACGTGCAGGTCCTCGCCGCCACCCTCGTGGTCCTGCTCCCGTGCGCGCTCGCGCTGGCCCGCAGGCTGGCCCTGCTGGAGATGGGCGACCTGACCGCGACGGGCCTGGGCGTGCCCGCCGAACCGACCCGCCTCGCGCTCCTGGTGCTCAGCGTCGGCCTGGCCGCCGTCGCCACCGCCGCCGCGGGCCCCATCACGTTCGTGGCGCTGGCCGCCCCCCAGCTGGCCCGCCGCCTCACCGGCTCGCCCACCCCGGTCCTGGTCGCGTCCGCCCTCACCGGCGGGCTGCTCCTGCTGCTGGGCGACCTGGCCGTGCAGAAGCTGTTCCCGACCTCACAGCTGCCGGTGGGCATCGCCACCGGGGCCATCGGCGGGCTCTACCTCGTGTGGCTGCTGGCCGCCGAGTGGCGGAAGGGGAGCGGGCGATGA
- a CDS encoding IS1182 family transposase yields MSLRGVELAEIPEETARVARAVFPRGCLAMRMCDVLGPVFADADFAELFAVRGRPAVSPARLALVSVLQFAEGLTDRQAAHAVRSRLDWKYALSLESTDTGFDFSVLSEFRARLAEADAGRAVFDAVLRAAGEAGLVKPGGRRRTDATRVLAPTRDLNRLEFVVETLRTALDQVAEVAGDWLVTVAAPEWFDRYSARPEDSRFPSRWAARVEHGDQCGADGMTLLEAACSTQAPPGLWNLPAVELLRRTWVQQFQHVEGVVLWRHPKDAPPGLIRLRTPHEPEARTGAKRDLAWSGYKVHLGETCEPDAPHLITHIHTTPAPVNDNAVLEDVHTALAERELLPDEHLVDAGYIDAEQIHHARRDHDIDLVGPVGQNTNREQMTDHFFDNTHFAVDWNRRQAVRPGGHTSVQWRDAHGNRGTPVTRVRFARRHCGPCELRTSCTNARTGRNLTLRPRAEHDILQQARVEQDTDHWRRRYGHRAGVEGAISQGVQAFGLRRSRYRGLAKTRLQHHLTGAAINLARLDAWHTGRPLARTRVSPFAALCPAG; encoded by the coding sequence GTGTCGTTGCGTGGGGTGGAGTTGGCGGAGATCCCGGAGGAGACGGCGCGGGTGGCGCGTGCGGTGTTCCCGAGGGGCTGTCTGGCGATGCGGATGTGTGACGTGCTCGGGCCGGTCTTCGCCGACGCGGACTTCGCGGAGTTGTTCGCGGTGCGGGGGCGTCCGGCGGTGTCGCCAGCGCGGTTGGCGCTGGTGTCGGTGTTGCAGTTCGCGGAGGGCCTGACCGACCGGCAGGCCGCGCACGCGGTCCGCTCGCGCCTGGACTGGAAGTACGCCCTGTCGCTGGAGTCGACCGATACCGGTTTCGATTTCTCGGTGCTCAGCGAGTTCCGTGCCCGGCTCGCCGAGGCGGACGCGGGCCGCGCGGTGTTCGACGCGGTGCTGCGGGCTGCGGGGGAGGCCGGGCTGGTCAAGCCGGGCGGACGGCGGCGAACGGACGCCACCCGCGTGCTGGCCCCGACCAGGGACCTGAACAGGCTTGAGTTCGTGGTCGAGACACTGCGCACGGCACTGGACCAGGTTGCCGAGGTGGCCGGGGACTGGCTGGTGACGGTGGCCGCGCCGGAGTGGTTCGACCGCTACTCGGCCCGGCCGGAGGACAGCCGTTTCCCGTCCCGGTGGGCCGCGCGCGTCGAGCACGGCGACCAGTGCGGAGCCGACGGCATGACGCTGCTCGAAGCCGCCTGCTCGACGCAAGCGCCTCCCGGCCTGTGGAATCTGCCCGCGGTGGAGTTACTGCGCCGGACATGGGTGCAGCAGTTCCAGCACGTCGAAGGCGTCGTGCTCTGGAGGCACCCGAAGGACGCCCCGCCCGGCCTGATCCGCTTACGCACCCCGCACGAACCCGAGGCCAGGACCGGGGCGAAGCGGGATCTGGCCTGGTCGGGCTACAAGGTCCACCTCGGCGAGACCTGCGAGCCCGACGCCCCGCACCTGATCACCCACATCCACACCACCCCGGCACCGGTCAACGACAACGCCGTCCTGGAAGACGTCCACACCGCCCTGGCCGAGCGTGAACTCCTACCGGACGAGCACCTGGTGGACGCCGGATACATCGACGCCGAGCAGATCCACCACGCCCGCCGCGACCACGACATCGACCTTGTCGGGCCGGTCGGGCAGAACACCAACCGGGAACAGATGACCGACCACTTCTTCGACAACACGCACTTCGCCGTCGACTGGAACCGGCGTCAGGCGGTCCGCCCCGGCGGCCACACCAGCGTCCAGTGGCGGGATGCCCACGGCAACCGCGGCACGCCGGTCACCCGCGTCCGCTTCGCGCGACGACACTGCGGCCCCTGCGAACTGCGCACCTCCTGCACCAATGCCAGGACCGGCCGCAACCTGACCCTGCGGCCCAGAGCCGAGCACGACATCCTCCAGCAGGCCCGCGTCGAGCAGGACACCGACCACTGGCGTCGCCGCTACGGACACCGTGCCGGCGTCGAGGGCGCCATCTCGCAGGGCGTCCAGGCGTTCGGCCTGCGCAGATCCCGCTACCGCGGTCTCGCCAAGACCCGCCTGCAACACCACCTCACCGGTGCCGCGATCAACCTCGCCCGCCTCGACGCCTGGCACACCGGCAGACCACTCGCCCGCACCCGCGTCTCCCCCTTCGCAGCACTCTGCCCCGCTGGATGA
- a CDS encoding amidohydrolase family protein codes for MNSARAGFRRRDLLRGAAAAGGVALVGPPGLAAAQDSELSGALRRFTATEGTNITAALSPDGRTIAIDLYTRIWLLPASGGRARPLTDPEQDATRPHFSPDGRSLVFQSYRDGNYHLWTIGVDGRGLRRRTSGPTDHREPRFSPDGRAIAYSGDAGADGYHLWLLDLATGRTTRLTTGPNDDGEPVFSADGRHLVCTADGAAIDRITLDGGARTRLVQPTTGTRVLAPGLTPDGRLVHTAFAGPTTSLVVDGRVVSADEDLFGSSPQWLGAALLHTADGGLRVRDLTTGATRAIPFEATVEHTPHVDRPAARPVDRKSGPVKGIASPVLSPNGREVAFRALGALWLLPLDGEPRALVDDGSFASDPDWRPDGSALVYTSDRTGTPALWRHDLATGADTRLTDLPGAQLTPRIAPDGERIAFQDADGATWVLSDGVATQVLPALFQPGRPTWSPDGRTLALAAVKPLSRRYREGTNQILTVALDTGEVRYAEPLPGKSLSTRGDDGPVWSPDGRWLAFVVESALWVVPVDGRGALTGDPRRIAAGPADAPSWSGDSKSLLHLENGVLVRTGLNGRARRSRVPLTWSRPRAEGRKVLRAGALWDGRAQALRRDADVLINGDRVESVHDRRAWPGLEVVDASRFTVLPGLIDAHNHWHLRGRQWGDRQGRLWLAYGITTTRSPGDPAYQMVETREALDAGKRIGPRYLATGEAVDGSRVYYNFMRTTTSPEQVDLELSRAIALEYDLVKTYVRLPVASQRRAVQLAHRAGLPLTSHYLYPAVGIGMDGMEHVGATNRLGYSHTNTRLGRAYRDVTGLFAASGMSITTTLFPAAVLHGEDRSLVRDPRTAALFPPWEYERFAQEAEGYAQDTPANRQTREILRGNAETLLAVHRGGGLVLGGTDAPLDKVAVGLHQNLRGLVAHGFTPHEALTTVTANPARWLGLADRIGVVKPGAWADLVAVEGDPLRDVTAAANTRLVVTGGVVRTPEELIGPFAGARPASAGTTGVGAPLPSADPDLFWWHGEPEWSAHVCH; via the coding sequence GTGAACAGCGCACGTGCTGGTTTCCGCCGTCGAGACCTGCTGCGCGGGGCCGCCGCCGCCGGCGGTGTCGCCCTGGTCGGGCCACCCGGCCTCGCCGCCGCACAGGACAGCGAGTTGTCGGGCGCCCTCCGGCGGTTCACCGCCACCGAGGGCACCAACATCACCGCCGCCCTCTCCCCGGACGGCCGCACCATCGCCATCGACCTCTACACCCGCATCTGGCTCCTCCCCGCGTCCGGCGGCAGGGCCCGCCCGCTCACCGACCCCGAGCAGGACGCCACCCGCCCGCACTTCTCCCCGGACGGCCGCAGCCTGGTCTTCCAGTCGTACCGCGACGGCAACTACCACCTGTGGACGATCGGCGTCGACGGCCGCGGCCTGCGCCGGCGCACCTCCGGCCCGACCGACCACCGCGAACCCCGCTTCTCCCCGGACGGCCGCGCCATCGCCTACTCCGGCGACGCGGGCGCGGACGGCTACCACCTGTGGCTGCTCGACCTGGCCACCGGCCGCACCACCCGCCTCACCACCGGCCCGAACGACGACGGCGAACCCGTGTTCAGCGCCGACGGCCGCCACCTCGTCTGCACCGCCGACGGCGCCGCGATCGACCGGATCACCCTGGACGGCGGAGCCCGCACCCGCCTCGTCCAGCCCACCACCGGAACCCGCGTCCTCGCACCCGGCCTCACCCCGGACGGCCGCCTCGTGCACACCGCCTTCGCCGGGCCCACCACCTCCCTCGTCGTCGACGGCCGGGTCGTCAGCGCCGACGAGGACCTGTTCGGCTCCAGCCCGCAGTGGCTCGGCGCGGCCCTGCTGCACACGGCGGACGGCGGCCTGCGCGTCCGCGACCTCACCACCGGCGCCACCCGCGCCATCCCGTTCGAGGCCACCGTCGAGCACACCCCGCACGTCGACCGCCCCGCGGCCCGTCCGGTCGACCGGAAATCCGGCCCGGTCAAGGGGATCGCGAGCCCGGTGCTGTCCCCGAACGGCCGCGAGGTCGCGTTCCGCGCGCTCGGCGCGCTCTGGCTGCTGCCCCTGGACGGCGAGCCTCGCGCGCTCGTGGACGACGGCTCGTTCGCCTCCGACCCCGACTGGCGCCCGGACGGCTCCGCCCTGGTCTACACCAGCGACCGCACCGGAACGCCCGCGCTGTGGCGGCACGACCTGGCCACCGGCGCCGACACCCGCCTCACCGACCTCCCCGGCGCGCAGCTCACCCCCAGGATCGCCCCGGACGGCGAGCGGATCGCGTTCCAGGACGCGGACGGCGCCACCTGGGTGCTCTCCGACGGCGTCGCCACGCAGGTCCTGCCCGCGCTGTTCCAACCGGGCCGCCCCACCTGGTCCCCGGACGGCCGCACGCTCGCGCTCGCCGCCGTGAAACCGCTCTCACGCCGCTACCGCGAGGGCACGAACCAGATCCTCACCGTCGCGCTCGACACCGGCGAGGTCCGCTACGCCGAGCCGCTGCCGGGGAAGTCCCTGTCCACCAGGGGGGACGACGGCCCGGTGTGGTCCCCGGACGGCCGGTGGCTGGCGTTCGTCGTGGAGAGCGCGCTGTGGGTCGTCCCGGTCGACGGGCGCGGCGCGCTCACCGGCGACCCGCGCCGGATCGCGGCCGGACCGGCGGACGCGCCGTCGTGGAGCGGCGACTCGAAGTCGTTGCTGCACCTGGAGAACGGCGTCCTGGTGCGCACCGGCCTCAACGGCCGCGCCCGCCGCTCCCGCGTCCCGCTCACCTGGTCCAGGCCCCGTGCCGAGGGCCGCAAGGTGCTGCGCGCGGGCGCGTTGTGGGACGGCCGGGCACAAGCGTTGCGCCGCGACGCGGACGTGCTCATCAACGGCGACCGCGTCGAGTCCGTGCACGACCGCCGCGCCTGGCCGGGCCTGGAGGTCGTGGACGCCTCCCGGTTCACCGTGCTCCCCGGCCTGATCGACGCGCACAACCACTGGCACCTGCGCGGCAGGCAGTGGGGCGACCGGCAGGGCAGGTTGTGGCTGGCCTACGGCATCACCACCACCCGCTCGCCCGGCGACCCGGCCTACCAGATGGTCGAGACCAGGGAGGCCCTGGACGCGGGCAAGCGGATCGGCCCGCGCTACCTGGCCACCGGCGAGGCCGTCGACGGCAGCCGGGTCTACTACAACTTCATGCGCACCACGACCAGCCCCGAGCAGGTCGACCTGGAGCTGTCCCGGGCGATCGCGCTGGAGTACGACCTGGTCAAGACCTACGTCCGCCTCCCGGTCGCCTCCCAGCGTCGCGCCGTCCAGCTCGCCCACCGCGCCGGGCTGCCGCTCACCTCCCACTACCTGTACCCGGCGGTCGGGATCGGCATGGACGGCATGGAGCACGTCGGCGCCACCAACCGCCTCGGCTACTCGCACACCAACACCCGCCTCGGCCGCGCCTACCGGGACGTGACGGGCCTGTTCGCCGCCTCCGGCATGTCGATCACCACGACCCTGTTCCCGGCGGCGGTCCTGCACGGGGAGGACCGGTCCCTGGTGCGCGATCCCAGGACCGCCGCGCTGTTCCCGCCGTGGGAGTACGAGCGGTTCGCGCAGGAGGCCGAGGGCTACGCGCAGGACACCCCGGCGAACCGGCAGACCAGGGAGATCCTGCGCGGCAACGCGGAGACGCTGCTCGCCGTGCACCGGGGCGGCGGGCTGGTGCTGGGCGGCACGGACGCGCCGCTGGACAAGGTCGCGGTCGGGCTGCACCAGAACCTGCGCGGCCTGGTCGCGCACGGCTTCACCCCGCACGAGGCGCTCACGACGGTGACCGCCAACCCGGCCCGCTGGCTGGGGCTGGCCGACCGGATCGGCGTGGTGAAGCCGGGGGCGTGGGCGGACCTGGTCGCGGTGGAGGGCGACCCGCTGCGCGACGTCACCGCCGCCGCGAACACCCGGCTCGTGGTGACCGGCGGGGTGGTGCGCACCCCGGAGGAGCTGATCGGGCCGTTCGCGGGCGCCCGACCGGCGTCGGCCGGGACGACCGGGGTGGGCGCGCCGCTGCCCAGCGCGGACCCGGACCTGTTCTGGTGGCACGGGGAACCGGAGTGGTCGGCGCACGTGTGCCACTGA
- a CDS encoding ABC transporter ATP-binding protein translates to MTRLRGEDLTLAYDERLVAEHLDVAIPDGSFTVIVGPNACGKSTLLKALARMLKPTSGTVLLDGAAISSYRSKEVARRLGLLPQTSTAPGGIVVEELVARGRYPHQRLLRQWSEDDQRVVAESMRLTGVVELADRPVDELSGGQRQRVWLAMALAQQTPVLLLDEPTTFLDVAHQVEVLDLCADLHEDGAHTLVAVLHDLNQACRYATHLIAMKPGRGVVAQGDPSEIVTAALVEDVFGLRCRVIPDPETGTPLIVPLKRERKGLVSGDAA, encoded by the coding sequence ATGACCCGGTTGCGCGGCGAGGACCTGACCCTGGCCTACGACGAGCGCCTGGTGGCGGAGCACCTCGACGTCGCGATCCCGGACGGCTCGTTCACCGTCATCGTCGGACCGAACGCCTGCGGCAAGTCGACCCTGCTCAAGGCGCTCGCGCGGATGCTCAAGCCCACCTCGGGCACGGTCCTGCTCGACGGCGCGGCGATCTCCTCCTACCGCTCCAAGGAGGTCGCCCGCAGGCTCGGCCTGCTCCCGCAGACCTCCACCGCCCCCGGCGGCATCGTGGTGGAGGAGCTGGTGGCGCGCGGCCGGTACCCGCACCAGCGGCTGCTGCGCCAGTGGTCCGAGGACGACCAGCGGGTGGTCGCCGAGTCGATGCGCCTGACCGGCGTCGTGGAGCTGGCCGACCGGCCGGTGGACGAGCTGTCCGGCGGGCAGCGGCAGCGCGTGTGGCTGGCCATGGCGCTGGCCCAGCAGACCCCGGTCCTGCTGCTCGACGAGCCCACCACGTTCCTGGACGTCGCCCACCAGGTCGAGGTGCTCGACCTGTGCGCCGACCTGCACGAGGACGGCGCGCACACCCTGGTGGCCGTGCTGCACGACCTCAACCAGGCGTGCCGCTACGCCACCCACCTGATCGCGATGAAGCCCGGCCGGGGCGTGGTGGCCCAGGGCGACCCGAGCGAGATCGTCACCGCCGCGCTGGTGGAGGACGTGTTCGGGCTGCGCTGCCGGGTCATCCCGGACCCGGAGACGGGGACGCCGCTGATCGTGCCGCTCAAGCGCGAGCGCAAGGGGCTGGTGAGCGGGGACGCCGCGTGA
- the helR gene encoding RNA polymerase recycling motor ATPase HelR, which yields MAARGYEEELDAERAHVAELYARLDAERARVRTEYDNALMGNGGNSGSLVERDTEVRSLGREVKRLDVADNGLCFGRLDAITGERSYIGRIGLYDKDDDYEPALLDWRAPAARPFYVATAANPEGMRRRRQFHTRGRRIVDYTDEVLGRPGDQERGDAALLAAVNAPRGEGMRDIVATIQAEQDRIIRLAHDGVLVIEGGPGTGKTVVALHRVAYLMYTQRERMERHGVLVVGPNPAFLNHIGRVLPSLGESDVVFTTTGGFVPGLVVTAEEQDPEAARVKGSLKFLEVLAAAVADRQTLPEEPLEVRMGGHDLLLGRDVVEWARQEARDSGLPHNEARSTFTEILTYVLTERAIARIGKGWLTRDNKDAWERTRRELLKELADDDSFTALVDRFWPRLTPASLLAGLYSSPERLRAAGADVGLLLRERGNAWTVSDVPLLDELVDLLGRDRADDAAAEAARDREAKFAEGVLGMLVERADMMDDEDHLIASDLVDASDLAERFEERDTRDLVERASADRDWTYRHVVVDEAQELSEMDWRVLMRRCPNRSFTVVGDLAQRRSPAGADSWGAVLDRYVPGRWVYRELTVNYRTPAEIMAVAASVLAGFAPSVRPPESVRSCGVPPWARRVPPEQVAEAVAEFTRAEAGREGTSVVIGPPDVPGAVAASETKGLEYDAVLVVEPERILADGDRGAAELYVALTRATQRLGVLHTAPLPESLSGLVEVEDPLTAR from the coding sequence GTGGCTGCACGAGGGTACGAAGAAGAACTGGACGCCGAGCGCGCCCACGTCGCGGAGCTGTACGCGCGGCTCGACGCCGAGCGCGCCCGCGTCCGGACCGAGTACGACAACGCCCTGATGGGCAACGGCGGCAACAGCGGCTCGCTCGTGGAGCGCGACACCGAGGTCCGCTCGCTGGGGCGGGAGGTCAAGCGGCTGGACGTGGCAGACAACGGCCTGTGCTTCGGCCGCCTGGACGCGATCACCGGTGAGCGCTCCTACATCGGGCGCATCGGGCTGTACGACAAGGACGACGACTACGAGCCCGCGCTGCTGGACTGGCGCGCGCCCGCCGCCCGGCCGTTCTACGTGGCCACCGCCGCGAACCCGGAGGGGATGCGCCGCCGCAGGCAGTTCCACACCAGGGGCCGCAGGATCGTCGACTACACCGACGAGGTGCTCGGCCGCCCCGGCGATCAGGAGCGCGGCGACGCGGCGCTGCTGGCGGCGGTCAACGCGCCGCGCGGCGAGGGGATGCGCGACATCGTCGCGACCATCCAGGCCGAGCAGGACCGCATCATCCGGCTGGCGCACGACGGCGTGCTGGTCATCGAGGGCGGGCCGGGCACCGGCAAGACGGTCGTGGCGCTGCACCGCGTCGCGTACCTGATGTACACCCAGCGCGAGCGCATGGAGCGGCACGGCGTGCTCGTCGTCGGGCCGAACCCGGCGTTCCTCAACCACATCGGCCGGGTGCTGCCGTCGCTGGGCGAGTCGGACGTGGTGTTCACGACCACCGGCGGGTTCGTGCCGGGCCTGGTCGTCACCGCCGAGGAGCAGGACCCCGAGGCGGCGCGCGTGAAGGGGTCGTTGAAGTTCCTGGAGGTGCTGGCGGCGGCGGTGGCCGACCGGCAGACGCTGCCCGAGGAGCCCCTCGAGGTCCGGATGGGCGGGCACGACCTGCTGCTCGGCCGGGACGTGGTCGAGTGGGCGCGGCAGGAGGCCCGCGACAGCGGCCTCCCGCACAACGAGGCGCGGTCGACGTTCACCGAGATCCTGACCTACGTGCTCACCGAGCGGGCCATCGCCCGGATCGGCAAGGGCTGGCTCACCCGCGACAACAAGGACGCCTGGGAGCGCACCCGCCGCGAGCTGCTCAAGGAGCTGGCCGACGACGACTCGTTCACCGCGCTCGTCGACCGGTTCTGGCCGAGGCTGACCCCGGCGTCGCTGCTCGCGGGCCTGTACTCGTCGCCGGAGCGGCTGCGCGCGGCGGGCGCGGACGTCGGGCTGCTGCTGCGCGAGCGCGGCAACGCCTGGACGGTGTCGGACGTGCCGCTGCTGGACGAGCTGGTCGACCTGCTCGGGCGCGACCGGGCCGACGACGCGGCGGCCGAGGCGGCGCGCGACCGGGAGGCCAAGTTCGCCGAGGGCGTGCTGGGGATGCTGGTCGAGCGCGCCGACATGATGGACGACGAGGACCACCTGATCGCGTCCGACCTGGTGGACGCCTCGGACCTGGCCGAGCGGTTCGAGGAGCGCGACACCAGGGACCTGGTCGAGCGGGCCTCCGCCGACCGGGACTGGACGTACCGGCACGTCGTGGTGGACGAGGCGCAGGAGCTGTCCGAGATGGACTGGCGGGTGCTCATGCGGCGCTGCCCGAACCGGTCCTTCACCGTCGTCGGCGACCTGGCGCAGCGCCGCTCGCCCGCCGGGGCGGACTCGTGGGGCGCCGTGCTGGACCGCTACGTGCCGGGCCGGTGGGTGTACCGGGAGCTGACGGTGAACTACCGCACCCCGGCCGAGATCATGGCCGTGGCGGCGTCCGTGCTGGCCGGGTTCGCGCCGTCGGTGCGCCCGCCGGAGTCGGTGCGCTCGTGCGGCGTGCCGCCGTGGGCGCGGCGCGTGCCGCCCGAGCAGGTCGCCGAGGCGGTCGCCGAGTTCACCCGCGCCGAGGCGGGCCGGGAGGGCACCAGCGTCGTCATCGGCCCGCCGGACGTGCCGGGCGCGGTGGCGGCCTCGGAGACCAAGGGCCTGGAGTACGACGCGGTGCTCGTCGTGGAGCCGGAGCGCATCCTCGCCGACGGCGACCGGGGCGCGGCGGAGCTGTACGTGGCCCTGACCCGCGCGACGCAGCGCCTGGGCGTCCTGCACACCGCCCCGCTCCCGGAGTCGCTGTCGGGCCTGGTGGAGGTCGAGGACCCGCTGACCGCGCGGTAA
- a CDS encoding SDR family NAD(P)-dependent oxidoreductase — protein sequence MNDFTGKTVLVTGATGALGAELCAKFAAAGANTVVAGRTGFEELAAALDGPALGVRLDVTSESDWAEAITRAQDRFGPVDVLVNNAAHLRTGTTEGIPLDDFRQVLDVNLTGALLGIRAVAPSMRLAGGGSIVNVNSIAGLAAAPGLVAYSSSKWALRGLLRAAAVELAGDGIRVNAVHPGIIETPLAYGPDGEELVPVGDFPIPRRADVAEIADFVLFAASDRARFATGSEFVADGGFLLGPAA from the coding sequence ATGAACGACTTCACCGGCAAGACCGTCCTCGTCACCGGCGCGACCGGCGCCCTCGGCGCCGAGCTGTGCGCGAAGTTCGCCGCGGCGGGCGCGAACACCGTCGTCGCGGGCAGGACCGGCTTCGAGGAGCTGGCCGCCGCGCTCGACGGCCCCGCGCTGGGCGTGCGGCTCGACGTCACCAGCGAGTCCGACTGGGCCGAGGCGATCACCCGCGCCCAGGACCGCTTCGGACCGGTCGACGTCCTGGTCAACAACGCCGCCCACCTGCGCACCGGCACCACCGAGGGCATCCCGCTCGACGACTTCCGGCAGGTGCTCGACGTCAACCTCACCGGCGCGCTCCTGGGCATCCGCGCGGTGGCCCCGTCGATGCGCCTGGCGGGCGGCGGGTCGATCGTGAACGTGAACTCGATCGCGGGCCTGGCCGCCGCGCCGGGACTGGTCGCCTACAGCAGCAGCAAGTGGGCGCTGCGCGGCCTGCTGCGCGCGGCGGCGGTGGAGCTGGCCGGTGACGGCATCCGGGTCAACGCGGTCCACCCCGGCATCATCGAGACCCCGCTGGCGTACGGGCCGGACGGCGAGGAGCTGGTGCCGGTGGGCGACTTCCCCATCCCGCGCCGGGCGGACGTCGCGGAGATCGCGGACTTCGTGCTGTTCGCCGCCTCGGACCGGGCGCGGTTCGCGACGGGCTCGGAGTTCGTGGCCGACGGCGGGTTCCTGCTGGGTCCGGCGGCGTGA